One window from the genome of Streptomyces cadmiisoli encodes:
- a CDS encoding M20/M25/M40 family metallo-hydrolase, whose protein sequence is MSQTGTTEGVTGQDEVVDLCRELIRIDTSNYGDHSGPGERKAAEYVAEKLAEVGLEPQIFESHQGRASTVARIEGEDPTRPALLIHGHLDVVPANAADWTHHPFSGEVADGCVWGRGAVDMKDMDAMTLAVVRDRLRTGRKPPRDIVLAFLADEEAGGTWGARHLVDRHPELFEGVTEAIGEVGGFSFTVNEKLRLYLVETAQKGMHWMRLTVDGTAGHGSMTNDDNAITELCEAVGRLGRHTWPVRVTKTVRSFLDELSDALGTELDPENMDETLAKLGGIAKMVGATLRNSAAPTMLGAGYKVNVIPGQATAHVDGRFLPGYEEEFLADLDRILGPRVRREDVHGDKALETDFDGKLVDAMQSALSAEDPIARAVPYMLSGGTDAKSFDDLGIRCFGFAPLQLPPELDFAGMFHGVDERVPVDGLKFGVRVLDRFIDAS, encoded by the coding sequence GTGAGCCAGACGGGCACGACCGAAGGCGTCACCGGCCAGGACGAGGTCGTCGACCTCTGCCGCGAGCTGATCCGGATCGACACCAGCAACTACGGCGACCACTCGGGTCCTGGCGAGCGCAAGGCGGCCGAGTACGTCGCCGAGAAGCTCGCCGAGGTGGGCCTCGAACCGCAGATCTTCGAATCCCACCAGGGTCGTGCCTCCACCGTGGCCCGTATCGAGGGCGAGGACCCCACCCGGCCCGCGCTGCTCATCCACGGCCACCTCGACGTCGTACCGGCGAACGCGGCCGACTGGACCCACCACCCCTTCTCCGGCGAGGTCGCCGACGGATGCGTGTGGGGCCGCGGCGCCGTCGACATGAAGGACATGGACGCGATGACGCTCGCGGTCGTCCGCGACCGGCTGCGCACCGGCCGCAAGCCCCCGCGCGACATCGTGCTGGCCTTCCTCGCCGACGAGGAGGCGGGCGGGACCTGGGGCGCGCGCCACCTGGTCGACCGGCACCCCGAGCTGTTCGAGGGCGTGACCGAGGCCATCGGCGAGGTCGGCGGCTTCTCCTTCACCGTCAACGAGAAGCTGCGGCTCTACCTGGTGGAGACCGCCCAGAAGGGCATGCACTGGATGCGGCTCACCGTCGACGGCACCGCCGGCCACGGCTCGATGACCAACGACGACAACGCCATCACCGAACTGTGCGAGGCCGTCGGACGGCTCGGCCGGCACACCTGGCCGGTGCGGGTCACCAAGACCGTGCGGTCCTTCCTCGACGAGCTGTCGGACGCGCTGGGCACCGAGCTCGACCCGGAGAACATGGACGAGACGCTCGCCAAGCTGGGCGGTATCGCCAAGATGGTCGGCGCCACCCTGCGCAACTCGGCCGCGCCCACCATGCTCGGCGCCGGATACAAGGTCAACGTCATCCCGGGCCAGGCGACCGCCCATGTCGACGGACGGTTCCTGCCCGGCTACGAGGAGGAGTTCCTCGCCGACCTCGACCGCATCCTCGGCCCGCGCGTGCGCCGTGAGGACGTGCACGGCGACAAGGCCCTGGAGACCGACTTCGACGGCAAGCTCGTCGACGCCATGCAGAGCGCGCTGAGCGCCGAGGACCCGATCGCGCGGGCCGTGCCGTACATGCTCTCCGGTGGCACCGACGCCAAGTCCTTCGACGACCTGGGCATCCGCTGCTTCGGCTTCGCCCCGCTCCAGCTGCCGCCGGAACTGGACTTCGCCGGCATGTTCCACGGTGTCGACGAGCGAGTGCCGGTCGACGGCCTGAAGTTCGGGGTGCGGGTGCTCGACCGTTTCATCGACGCGTCCTGA
- the chpH gene encoding chaplin ChpH has product MIKKVVAAAAATGGLVLAGAGLAVADSGAQGAAVHSPGVVSGNVVQVPVHIPVNACGNTISVIGLLNPAFGNYCVNK; this is encoded by the coding sequence ATGATCAAGAAGGTCGTCGCTGCTGCGGCTGCTACCGGTGGTCTGGTTCTCGCGGGCGCGGGCCTCGCCGTCGCGGACTCCGGTGCTCAGGGTGCGGCCGTGCACTCCCCGGGTGTCGTTTCCGGCAACGTCGTTCAGGTGCCGGTGCACATCCCGGTGAACGCCTGCGGCAACACCATCTCGGTTATCGGGCTGCTGAACCCCGCCTTCGGCAACTACTGCGTCAACAAGTGA
- a CDS encoding chaplin family protein yields MRQVTRKGLMTVAAATGVIAAAGAQAAHADSGAYGSSSRSPGVLSGNTVQAPVHVPVNICGNTVNVVGVLNPAVGNSCANDGGGKQAGGAQAGGHATGSPGVGSGNHVQVPVHVPVNACGNTVTVIGLGNAAVGNECANDSSGDGTTPPGNPGNPGEPGNPGEPGNPGEPGNPGEPGNPGEPGNPGEPGNPGEPGNPGEPGNPGEPGNPGEPGNPGEPGNPGEPGNPGNPPTSGENPDDDGSTGSNQPGGQSGGSGALAETGSELPLGAAASLGLGALAAGAVLYRRARASA; encoded by the coding sequence ATGCGACAGGTCACCCGCAAGGGTCTGATGACCGTGGCGGCCGCGACCGGCGTGATCGCCGCCGCGGGCGCCCAGGCCGCCCACGCCGACTCCGGCGCGTACGGCTCCAGTTCGCGCTCGCCGGGCGTGCTGTCCGGCAACACCGTGCAAGCACCCGTGCACGTTCCGGTCAACATCTGCGGCAACACCGTCAACGTCGTCGGGGTGCTCAACCCCGCGGTCGGCAACTCCTGCGCCAACGACGGAGGCGGGAAGCAGGCGGGCGGCGCGCAGGCGGGCGGGCACGCCACGGGTTCGCCCGGCGTCGGCTCGGGCAACCACGTCCAGGTGCCGGTCCACGTACCGGTCAACGCGTGCGGCAACACCGTCACCGTGATCGGTCTCGGCAACGCGGCCGTGGGCAACGAGTGCGCGAACGACAGCTCCGGCGACGGCACGACGCCGCCTGGGAATCCGGGAAATCCGGGAGAGCCGGGTAATCCGGGGGAGCCCGGTAACCCGGGGGAGCCGGGTAATCCGGGGGAGCCGGGTAATCCGGGGGAGCCCGGTAACCCGGGAGAGCCGGGTAATCCGGGGGAGCCCGGGAATCCGGGAGAGCCGGGTAATCCGGGGGAGCCCGGGAATCCGGGAGAGCCCGGAAATCCCGGAGAGCCGGGTAATCCCGGGGAGCCCGGTAACCCGGGCAACCCGCCCACCTCGGGTGAGAACCCGGACGACGACGGCTCGACCGGGTCCAACCAGCCCGGCGGCCAGTCCGGCGGCAGCGGTGCGCTCGCGGAGACCGGCAGCGAGCTGCCGCTCGGCGCCGCCGCGTCGCTGGGCCTCGGAGCACTCGCGGCCGGCGCGGTCCTGTACCGCAGGGCGCGCGCGTCGGCGTAA
- a CDS encoding DUF5703 family protein has translation MPEYEFVDVYVPRGVSRKDTARLLTDHAEYGHWELHRLSLLRDGSRRVRLRRRIIRQVRATW, from the coding sequence ATGCCGGAATACGAATTTGTCGACGTGTACGTACCTCGCGGGGTCTCCCGCAAGGACACCGCACGCCTGCTGACCGACCACGCCGAGTACGGACACTGGGAGTTGCACCGCCTGAGCCTGCTGCGTGACGGCAGCCGCAGAGTGCGGCTGCGGAGGCGGATCATCCGCCAGGTACGCGCCACGTGGTGA
- a CDS encoding helix-hairpin-helix domain-containing protein — protein MEHAVSTEPESTDGGEPETTGAGEPESTGGGEPETRGAETQGADVSEAAAELAAQRIERERIERRKAERAGPVEAGGKLSGTAADLLAAVRAVESGAKPAATVFEEPPPRRPAPEPVRRQQPLADSSPAAPEAQLVAAVGLVLGEGGAPETLAAQAAAALGEGADDLLRSDPWQLLRVAGVRPEQADGFARALLGAESGPDDDRRGRAVTVWLLEQAALAGHTALEMPALVAALAQRAVPDPDAAVQSALAEGDALAFQDGLEEPDEREDGEEGEEDEERPVRVLVGLERYALAEESLADGLARLINSVPKEDGPAEEWERAATAAGGSAAELIRAVAGHGLVLHTGGEASRAEAAVLVDAARGMGLRVWAATHGPLGRQRLSALVRDDSGIATVTGLLSGAEGPGRDREGALDLDLLVVLDAPQLDVETAALLTESLPDGARLVLAGDPSVLWSVGPGRVFADLLAARRCPQVASRRPDPGPLGELVSGVGAGELLQVNASDKEVVIVPVRDAGEAVHRTVQLVADSVPRAIGVPAEQTVVVTPGHGGAAGTRALNAALKERLNPGPGRFGGFDPGDRIAYSPAPGRTVPGQVVGADAEGLRLTCAGAPVVVPKEQVEQCVRHGWALTAHQAVGGRWPAVVVVLPGDAAQALSRPWVYTAFGRAERHLSVVHGVEQALPRAVAEVAAKPRTTRLPLLLTAQETAAG, from the coding sequence CTGGAGCACGCTGTGAGCACGGAGCCGGAGTCCACCGACGGCGGCGAGCCCGAGACCACCGGGGCCGGCGAGCCCGAGAGCACCGGGGGCGGCGAGCCGGAGACCCGGGGCGCCGAGACCCAGGGCGCCGATGTGTCGGAGGCCGCGGCCGAGTTGGCGGCTCAGCGGATCGAGCGGGAGCGCATCGAGCGGCGCAAGGCGGAGAGGGCGGGGCCCGTGGAGGCCGGGGGCAAGCTCAGCGGGACGGCCGCCGACCTGCTGGCCGCCGTCCGGGCCGTGGAGAGCGGCGCGAAGCCCGCCGCCACCGTCTTCGAGGAGCCGCCGCCCCGGCGGCCCGCGCCGGAGCCGGTGCGGCGGCAGCAGCCGCTCGCCGACAGCTCCCCGGCGGCGCCCGAGGCGCAGCTGGTGGCGGCGGTCGGACTGGTGCTGGGCGAAGGCGGCGCCCCCGAGACACTCGCGGCGCAGGCCGCGGCGGCGCTCGGCGAGGGCGCCGACGACCTGCTGCGCTCCGATCCGTGGCAGTTGCTCCGGGTCGCCGGAGTGCGGCCCGAGCAAGCGGACGGGTTCGCCCGCGCGCTGCTGGGCGCCGAGTCCGGGCCGGACGACGACCGGCGCGGCCGGGCCGTGACGGTCTGGCTGCTGGAGCAGGCGGCGCTCGCCGGGCACACCGCCCTGGAGATGCCGGCACTGGTCGCCGCCCTGGCCCAGCGGGCGGTGCCCGATCCGGACGCGGCCGTGCAGAGCGCCCTCGCGGAGGGCGACGCGCTGGCTTTCCAGGACGGCCTGGAGGAGCCGGACGAGAGGGAGGACGGCGAGGAGGGCGAGGAAGACGAAGAGCGCCCGGTGCGTGTGCTCGTCGGACTGGAGCGGTACGCCCTCGCGGAGGAGAGCCTCGCCGACGGTCTGGCCCGGTTGATCAACTCGGTGCCCAAGGAGGACGGTCCGGCCGAGGAGTGGGAGCGGGCCGCCACGGCCGCCGGGGGGTCGGCCGCCGAGCTGATCCGCGCCGTGGCCGGTCACGGGCTGGTGCTGCACACCGGTGGAGAGGCGTCCCGGGCCGAGGCCGCGGTGCTGGTGGACGCGGCGCGCGGCATGGGGCTGCGCGTCTGGGCCGCCACGCACGGCCCCCTCGGGCGGCAGCGGCTCTCGGCTCTGGTGCGGGACGACTCGGGGATCGCCACCGTCACCGGTCTGCTGTCCGGCGCCGAGGGGCCCGGCCGTGACCGGGAGGGCGCACTGGACCTCGATCTCCTCGTCGTCCTCGACGCGCCCCAGCTCGACGTGGAGACCGCCGCCCTGCTCACCGAGTCGCTGCCGGACGGCGCCCGGCTGGTGCTGGCCGGTGATCCTTCGGTGCTGTGGTCCGTGGGACCGGGGCGGGTGTTCGCGGACCTGCTCGCGGCCCGCAGATGTCCCCAGGTCGCCTCGCGGCGGCCGGACCCGGGTCCCCTGGGCGAGCTGGTGTCCGGCGTCGGCGCGGGCGAACTGCTCCAGGTCAACGCCTCCGACAAGGAGGTCGTGATCGTCCCGGTGCGGGACGCGGGCGAGGCCGTGCACCGGACCGTGCAGCTCGTCGCGGACTCGGTGCCGCGGGCCATCGGAGTGCCCGCCGAGCAGACCGTGGTCGTCACACCGGGCCACGGCGGTGCGGCCGGCACACGCGCGCTGAACGCCGCGCTGAAGGAACGGCTCAACCCCGGCCCCGGGCGGTTCGGCGGATTCGACCCAGGAGACCGGATCGCCTACTCCCCGGCCCCGGGGCGTACGGTGCCGGGCCAGGTCGTCGGAGCCGACGCCGAGGGGCTGCGTCTGACCTGCGCCGGTGCCCCCGTCGTCGTGCCGAAGGAGCAGGTCGAGCAGTGCGTCCGGCACGGATGGGCACTGACCGCGCACCAGGCGGTGGGCGGCCGCTGGCCGGCTGTCGTCGTGGTGCTCCCGGGCGATGCCGCCCAGGCCCTGAGCCGGCCCTGGGTGTACACGGCCTTCGGGCGGGCGGAGCGGCATCTTTCCGTGGTGCACGGTGTGGAGCAGGCCCTGCCCCGGGCCGTCGCGGAGGTCGCGGCGAAGCCCCGGACGACCAGGCTGCCCCTGCTGCTGACCGCGCAGGAGACCGCGGCCGGCTGA
- a CDS encoding aldo/keto reductase gives MEQRHLGRTGLRVSRIGLGTLTWGRDTDEHDAADLLKTFWEAGGTLVDTADVYGDGEAEYLLGRLIEGLVPRRDLVISTKAGSVPDPDRRFDGSRGHLLAALDASLSRLGTEYVDLWQIHAFDPDTPLEETLHALDLAVSSGRARYAGVSNFCGWQLAKAGTWQLAAPGARTRLASTQMEYSLLQRGVEREVLPAALDLGVGLLPSSPLGRGVLTGKYRGDAMPPDSRGASDHMAPFVEPYLDDTASRIVDAVATAADGLAVTPLQVALAWIRDRPGVVSPIVGARNAQQLTAALSVETLSLPDEICRALDDVSVPVHRYPDHDWSTL, from the coding sequence ATGGAGCAGAGGCATCTCGGCCGTACCGGCCTGCGTGTGTCCCGGATCGGACTCGGCACCCTGACCTGGGGGAGGGACACCGACGAGCACGATGCCGCGGACCTGTTGAAGACGTTCTGGGAAGCGGGCGGGACGCTCGTGGACACCGCGGACGTCTACGGGGACGGCGAGGCCGAATATCTGCTGGGACGTCTCATAGAAGGGCTCGTCCCGCGACGGGATCTGGTCATCTCCACCAAGGCGGGGAGCGTGCCGGATCCGGACCGCCGCTTCGACGGGTCGCGCGGGCATCTGCTCGCCGCGCTGGACGCCTCGCTCAGCCGGCTCGGCACCGAATACGTGGACCTGTGGCAGATCCACGCCTTCGACCCGGACACACCGCTGGAGGAGACGCTCCACGCACTGGACCTGGCGGTGAGCAGCGGGCGCGCCCGGTACGCGGGAGTGTCCAACTTCTGCGGCTGGCAGCTCGCGAAGGCCGGCACGTGGCAGCTCGCGGCGCCCGGTGCGCGGACCCGGCTGGCGAGCACGCAGATGGAGTACTCGCTGTTGCAGCGAGGTGTCGAGCGGGAGGTGCTGCCGGCCGCCCTGGACCTGGGCGTCGGGCTGCTGCCGTCCTCACCCCTCGGGCGCGGGGTGCTGACCGGCAAGTACCGCGGCGACGCCATGCCGCCGGACTCCAGAGGGGCCTCGGACCACATGGCGCCCTTCGTGGAGCCCTACCTGGACGACACCGCGAGCCGCATCGTCGACGCGGTGGCGACCGCCGCGGACGGACTGGCCGTCACCCCGCTCCAGGTGGCCCTGGCATGGATCAGGGACCGGCCCGGTGTGGTCTCCCCGATCGTCGGCGCGCGCAACGCGCAGCAGCTCACGGCGGCGTTGTCAGTGGAGACCCTTAGTCTTCCTGACGAGATCTGCCGGGCTCTCGACGACGTGTCGGTGCCCGTGCACCGCTATCCCGATCACGACTGGAGCACGCTGTGA
- a CDS encoding LLM class F420-dependent oxidoreductase has translation MQLGINLGYWGAGMDADNLAVAQEADRLGYAVCWAAEAYGSDAATVLSWVAAQTERIDVGSAIFQIPARQPAMTAMTAATLDSLSGGRFRLGLGVSGPQVSEGWYGVRFDKPLARTREYVEIVRRAMTRERLTYDGAHWTLPLPDGPGKPIKLTVHPQREHIPLYIAAIGPKNLEQTGEIADGALLIFPSAAHLEDTAIRHLRAGREKAGLTMDGFDVCPTLPLAAGDDKDVAALADTFRPYTALYVGGMGSRKQNFYNQLARRMGYEKEAAEIQDKYLSGDKQGAAAAVPHELIDRTTLLGSVDRIADRMKAYAEVGVTTLTLAPAGFTLEERLTALRTGSEALERAELA, from the coding sequence ATGCAGCTCGGGATCAACCTCGGCTACTGGGGCGCCGGAATGGACGCGGACAACCTCGCCGTCGCCCAGGAAGCCGACCGCCTCGGGTACGCCGTCTGCTGGGCCGCGGAGGCCTACGGCTCGGACGCCGCCACCGTGCTCTCCTGGGTCGCCGCCCAGACCGAGCGGATCGACGTCGGCTCGGCCATCTTCCAGATCCCGGCCCGCCAGCCGGCCATGACCGCGATGACCGCCGCCACCCTGGACTCCCTCTCCGGCGGCCGCTTCCGCCTCGGCCTCGGCGTCTCCGGCCCCCAGGTCTCGGAGGGCTGGTACGGCGTCAGGTTCGACAAGCCCCTCGCCCGCACCCGCGAGTACGTCGAGATCGTCCGCAGGGCGATGACCCGTGAGCGCCTCACGTACGACGGCGCGCACTGGACGCTGCCCCTGCCCGACGGCCCCGGCAAGCCGATCAAGCTCACCGTCCACCCGCAGCGGGAGCACATCCCGCTCTACATCGCCGCGATCGGCCCGAAGAACCTCGAACAGACCGGTGAGATCGCCGACGGCGCCCTTCTGATCTTCCCGTCCGCCGCCCATCTGGAGGACACCGCGATCAGGCACCTGCGCGCCGGGCGCGAGAAGGCCGGCCTGACGATGGACGGCTTCGACGTCTGCCCGACCCTCCCGCTCGCCGCCGGCGACGACAAGGACGTGGCGGCCCTCGCCGACACCTTCCGCCCGTACACCGCGCTCTACGTGGGCGGCATGGGCAGCCGCAAGCAGAACTTCTACAACCAGCTCGCCCGGCGCATGGGCTACGAGAAGGAAGCCGCCGAGATCCAGGACAAGTACCTCTCCGGCGACAAGCAGGGCGCCGCGGCGGCCGTACCGCACGAGCTGATCGACCGGACCACGCTGCTCGGCTCGGTGGACCGCATCGCCGACCGGATGAAGGCCTACGCGGAGGTCGGCGTCACCACGCTCACCCTCGCCCCCGCGGGTTTCACTCTGGAGGAGCGGCTCACGGCGCTGCGCACGGGCTCCGAGGCCCTGGAGCGGGCCGAACTCGCCTAG
- a CDS encoding ferritin-like domain-containing protein, protein MLSAKSLFQEILDDDESFRLFCSIAASGEAQGGWENARIAALVPAGERALAPKITRHGADEDKHGRIFNALMKKRGLEPVPVPPETDYTMLLERDGIGLAHDKLRRDEPLTVQDIVTYLSHSRVTEQRASEQMEMLRKYFADHPDLGRAVKMISNDEDNHLAYCHEELLRFAYAGHGRAIQRTLRECALAEIRVYRDVSLAVMAHMGRILGWSRPKAGLLAFGIHAVYGYERLVGWRRMVSLRMPERRDALGGPATAAEFA, encoded by the coding sequence ATGCTTTCGGCCAAGAGTCTGTTCCAGGAGATCCTCGACGACGACGAGTCCTTCCGGCTGTTCTGCTCCATCGCAGCCAGCGGCGAGGCACAGGGCGGCTGGGAGAACGCCCGGATCGCCGCGCTGGTCCCGGCCGGCGAGCGCGCCCTCGCCCCCAAGATCACCCGCCACGGCGCGGACGAGGACAAGCACGGGCGGATCTTCAACGCCCTGATGAAGAAGCGCGGCCTGGAACCCGTCCCCGTACCGCCCGAGACCGACTACACCATGCTGCTGGAGCGCGACGGCATCGGCCTCGCGCACGACAAGCTCAGGCGCGACGAGCCCCTCACGGTCCAGGACATCGTCACCTACCTCTCGCACAGCCGGGTCACCGAACAGCGGGCCTCGGAGCAGATGGAGATGCTGCGCAAGTACTTCGCCGATCACCCCGACCTCGGCCGCGCGGTCAAGATGATCTCCAACGACGAGGACAACCACCTCGCCTACTGCCACGAGGAACTCCTGCGCTTCGCGTACGCCGGCCACGGCCGCGCCATCCAGCGGACACTGCGCGAGTGCGCGCTCGCGGAGATCCGGGTCTACCGGGACGTCAGCCTCGCGGTGATGGCCCACATGGGCCGCATCCTCGGCTGGTCGAGGCCGAAGGCCGGGCTGCTCGCGTTCGGCATCCACGCCGTGTACGGCTACGAGCGCCTCGTCGGCTGGCGCCGCATGGTGTCACTGAGGATGCCCGAGCGCCGTGACGCCCTGGGCGGCCCGGCCACGGCGGCCGAGTTCGCCTGA
- the corA gene encoding magnesium/cobalt transporter CorA, producing the protein MIVDFAIYREGRRTEGPEDLSDALAEARAAGGFVWIGLYEPSEREFDLVTEEFALHPLAVEDALEAHQRPKLEVYDDSLFLVLKPVMYEPRSDSVSTGEVMVFLGDAFVVTVRHGEGSPLAAVRRRLEQEPKLLVKGPTSVLYAVADAVVDHYLDVAGELQTDLEELEAEVFSPDGGGSRYSASRIYTFKRQILEFRRATVPLAGPLTRLAGTAAFGTTVPFVNEKAQPFFRDVSDHLARVNESVEALDRLVSDVLSAHLAQMTVRQNDDVRKISAWAAMVAVPTLIAGIYGMNFAHMPELHWLWSYPAVIGVMVALVVLLYRLFKRRGWM; encoded by the coding sequence GTGATCGTCGATTTCGCCATCTACCGCGAAGGGCGGCGGACGGAGGGCCCCGAGGACCTCTCGGACGCCCTGGCCGAGGCGCGCGCCGCGGGCGGATTCGTCTGGATCGGGCTGTACGAACCCAGCGAGCGGGAGTTCGACCTGGTCACCGAGGAGTTCGCGCTGCATCCCCTGGCGGTCGAGGACGCCCTGGAGGCCCACCAGCGGCCCAAGCTGGAGGTGTACGACGACTCGCTGTTCCTGGTGCTGAAACCGGTCATGTACGAGCCGCGCAGCGACTCGGTCTCCACCGGCGAGGTCATGGTCTTCCTCGGCGACGCGTTCGTGGTGACCGTCCGGCACGGCGAGGGCTCGCCGCTGGCCGCCGTGCGGCGACGGCTCGAACAGGAACCGAAGCTGCTCGTGAAGGGGCCCACGTCGGTGCTGTACGCCGTCGCGGACGCGGTCGTCGACCACTATCTGGACGTCGCGGGCGAGTTGCAGACCGACCTGGAGGAGCTGGAGGCGGAGGTCTTCTCACCGGACGGCGGCGGCTCCCGCTACTCGGCGTCGCGGATCTACACCTTCAAACGGCAGATCCTGGAGTTCCGCAGGGCGACCGTGCCCCTGGCCGGACCCCTGACCCGGCTCGCGGGCACGGCGGCGTTCGGCACCACCGTGCCCTTCGTCAACGAGAAGGCTCAGCCTTTCTTCCGCGACGTCAGCGATCACCTGGCGCGGGTGAACGAGTCCGTGGAGGCCCTCGACCGGCTGGTGTCCGACGTGCTGTCGGCCCATCTGGCACAGATGACCGTCCGGCAGAACGACGACGTACGGAAGATCTCCGCGTGGGCGGCCATGGTCGCGGTCCCCACGCTGATCGCGGGGATCTACGGCATGAACTTCGCCCACATGCCGGAGCTGCACTGGCTGTGGTCGTATCCGGCGGTGATCGGGGTGATGGTCGCCCTGGTGGTCCTGCTCTACCGGTTGTTCAAACGGCGCGGATGGATGTGA
- a CDS encoding histidine phosphatase family protein — translation MPTLILVRHGRSTANTEGVLAGWTPGVALDERGTAQAAALPDRLAGLPIAEVVTSPLQRCQETIRPLLDARPGLNVHTDERIGECQYGDWSGRKLAELMDEPLMEVVQAHPSAAAFPGGESMRAMQTRAAEAVREWNARVEREHGADAVYLMCSHGDIIKSLVADALGLHLDLFQRISVEPCSITAIRYTRLRPFLVRLGDTGDFASLVPREEPPAGDAPVGGGAGAP, via the coding sequence ATGCCCACGCTGATTCTCGTCCGGCACGGACGTTCCACCGCCAACACGGAGGGTGTGCTCGCCGGCTGGACGCCCGGCGTCGCCCTCGACGAGCGCGGCACCGCGCAGGCCGCCGCGCTGCCCGACCGGCTCGCCGGACTGCCGATCGCCGAAGTCGTCACCAGCCCCCTGCAGCGCTGCCAGGAGACGATACGGCCGCTGCTCGACGCCCGCCCCGGCCTCAATGTCCACACCGACGAGCGGATCGGGGAGTGCCAATACGGCGACTGGTCCGGGCGCAAACTGGCCGAGCTGATGGACGAGCCGCTGATGGAGGTCGTGCAGGCGCACCCGTCCGCCGCCGCGTTCCCCGGCGGCGAGTCGATGCGGGCGATGCAGACCCGGGCCGCGGAGGCGGTGCGGGAGTGGAACGCGCGCGTGGAGCGTGAGCACGGCGCCGACGCCGTGTACCTGATGTGCTCGCACGGCGACATCATCAAGTCCCTGGTCGCCGACGCACTCGGACTTCATCTCGATCTCTTCCAGCGGATCTCCGTCGAACCCTGTTCCATCACCGCGATCCGCTACACCCGTCTCAGGCCCTTCCTCGTGCGCCTCGGGGACACGGGGGACTTCGCCTCGCTGGTGCCGCGCGAGGAACCCCCGGCCGGGGACGCACCGGTGGGGGGCGGTGCGGGCGCACCGTGA
- a CDS encoding DUF3090 domain-containing protein produces MSRQVFLYDPPDRFVAGTVGLPGRRTFFLQAVAGSRVTSVALEKTQVAALAERMEELLDEVVRRSGGSASVPAVAPTEIADTAPLDTPIEEEFRVGTMALAWDGEEQRMIVEAQALVELDADSDEDLAEAEERLLQDEENGPPMLRVRLTGVQARAFAKRALDVVNAGRPPCPLCSLPLDPEGHVCPRQNGYRRGA; encoded by the coding sequence GTGTCCCGTCAGGTGTTCCTCTACGACCCCCCGGACCGCTTCGTGGCCGGTACGGTCGGACTGCCCGGGCGCCGTACCTTCTTCCTCCAGGCCGTCGCCGGCTCCCGGGTGACCAGCGTGGCCCTGGAGAAGACCCAGGTCGCAGCGCTCGCCGAGCGCATGGAAGAACTGCTGGACGAGGTGGTGCGCCGCAGCGGCGGCAGCGCGTCGGTACCGGCCGTGGCGCCCACCGAGATCGCCGACACCGCGCCCCTGGACACTCCCATCGAGGAGGAGTTCCGGGTCGGCACGATGGCTCTCGCCTGGGACGGCGAGGAGCAGCGCATGATCGTCGAGGCGCAGGCCCTCGTGGAGCTCGACGCGGACTCCGACGAGGACCTCGCCGAGGCGGAGGAGCGCCTGCTCCAGGACGAGGAGAACGGGCCCCCGATGCTGCGGGTCCGGCTCACCGGGGTGCAGGCCCGCGCCTTCGCCAAACGCGCCCTGGACGTCGTCAACGCAGGTCGGCCGCCGTGCCCCCTGTGCAGCCTGCCGCTCGACCCGGAAGGACATGTATGTCCGCGCCAGAACGGATACCGCCGCGGGGCATGA